The sequence GGATCTCTGCAGGCTCCTCCTATCACCTCAGCTTGATGAACCAGTAGAGaacaaagaagacaaaaaagcagaagagcaGCATGTAGCACAGCAGTTTGGTCTGACTGCCTCTGGACAGCCGCTTCACCCTCCCGATGGTGGAACCAAGCAGACCGCCTGTGGAGTCCAAGTCTGAGTCCTAGTGTGGGAAAGACAGATTAAATGTGTGAAGTCCAAGCAGGCAGGTACACGAGCACACTGTTATCTCAAAATATGCTCTTCCAGTCAGAGCGGTGAAGTTTGACCAAGCACACATATGTCCTCTTGCTTTCACCTACCACAGTCAATTATCGAGAGTCTTTGCCATggataatggaaaaaaaagccattttccTTAAACCTTTCCAGGAAGGTTCTCAAAAATACCCTGgtgttttcagtaaaaaaatttctgaaatatttctggAAACCTCctgaaaattcctaaaaaaaaatactgttaaaaataatcaaataaatctGAGTCCTTGGGAAATTTCTTTAGACTTACAGGAAAAGTCTAAGAGAATATCACCAAAAGTTTTTGGGAAATGCCTACAGAAAACTCCCCCAAATTagaagaaatgtctttaaattccCTATAAAAATGTCAGGGAAAATTCCTTGAAGATTTTAGGTTAATTCACAATTCCTCAATAATTCAGTAAATTTCTGTCAAGAACTTTTTCTTTCCTGGCTGCTATCAAAAACCTAAACGACAGAAAAGTTGAGAACCAGTACTTTATTGTATCATGGACAAATAGTGCATTGTTCTAGACACCAGAGATAAGAATGCAGCGTCCCAGCTAGTGATTGGTTGTTTGTGAATGTTTTGGTTCAAACAGCAAGCTCTTTTATGTCAACAATAAGATCCAGATCCCATTTGAGAGTTGTTTTATAtgattattactattattatgattattttcatATATGTTGTGTGTAATGTTTTGAAGAAActgtatattttgaaaaatgattacatgatattttcatcaatttaaagcagtagttctcaactggtccagcctcaggaccctgCAGTCTGTCTTATGACAGATCACGACCAAAGTCtcccaaaaaaaaacccaaaattttaacaacgcatgtttagttaattgactatgttgcagtttggagcatgattggaccaaaacagcggataaaaaaaaaagggggacaaAACTTataaattttataccctctttccccatcattttgtgtcaatttttgccagttttcctaaggacttgtgaaattacttcattatcatgggaaaagtggccatttattgcaagaagaggagataaatttgatgaaatattgatcaaccatttaaatttatttaatttcacagtaaaacagggtaaaatgaaaggTGTCAATGCATTTCCAagaaggacttcaggactttagccaccattttttttttcagacaccttgTCGCGAcctactgaaaactgctccgttccccttttgggtcccgacccaccagttgagaaccactgatttaaaggaTGAGCATAGTTTGAGTAAAACAACtgcacaaatatcaatcatatcactaaatttggcaggtcaaataaagtcaaactgctacccaaatgaagagccatttgggagcccaAAGAGCCAATTCTTCTTGCTGAGCCAAGCCAAATGATAcggatcactaaaaagagccgaaattcccatcactaatcCCAGAAAATCAAATCATTACAAGCTGTTATAAAGCTGTTTGTTCCTATTCCCACTCAAACATTCTGTTTTTTCTCCCAGGCTTTGCAAATATAATCTGCATTTAGAAAAAAGTTCCCTTTTCTGAAGCAAAACTCATTTTTCATAATCATCAAACcaaaacatatttatattttcagcCTGTTATTAGGAATCTTTTCCTGCCAGCTGCTACAGTTTACTTTACAGAGTTAGACATAATTATAACAGATAATTAAACTCTGATATCAATGCTTAACTCAGGTACAGTCTTCAGCCATTCTACTATTGCATCAAAAGAAAGTGAAACTCACCATTTCATTCAGCATTTTATTCTGATGCCTTATTTCTGTTCTGATTTGGACAACAACCTGTTTAAACCAGATATGGAAACATGATGTCATTATTCAATTACACGCGACTATAGACCATCTATTTCAAATTATTGGAAAACTAGTTTATATAAGGCAAACATATAAAACATGATAACAAGCATCAGTGTGGatagacaacaaaaacaaacgtaaaaaaggaaaaaaaaaacatttatatccTTTTTaatctgtctctgagctctgcagacagttcctttgacctcatggcttggcttttgCGCTGATATGGATTTTCAGcagtgaggccttctatagagaggtgtgtgcctttaaaTCATGGCCATCAGTTTATTTCACCACAGGTAAATGTCAAACTTTATCCACTAACTCACCTCATGAGtttattttatcaaaaatgaaacactagtacttacacttttcaaagcGCTGACTTTAGCCCTCAGACCCTCCTGTAGGTGTTCATTTTCCTCTTCATACACATTGTATCCACTCGCTACATAATTCCTAGAGGCTCCTTCACCTTTAAGAAAAGTAGTACACAGTAGGTTCtagatcaggggtcatcaacttcATTAGTACATGGGACAGATTTTGTCTTGACAGGTGCTTTAGGGTGCAGACTTTCATATTGActtagataaaataaatattttggtccaaAAAAACATTATTGTTTTGGTATTTTCTCTCAAAATGTAACTAATTTTGGGGTGCAATTGGGTCACGACCCACATACTGCGGCAGCCTGCGGCCTTATCTCcaatctctcatccctgtttccagctctaccTACAGTCCACCTCTCTAAatacaggcataaaaagccccaaaatacaTCTGGCAAAAATTAGAAGTAATTTTCAAGCATTAACAGTGAGATTAGTCCCAACTGCCTGTGGCAGTGATCAGCAGCTGGTGGCCCGGGGGTCATATCAGGTCCCCCAAAGCTCTCCATCTTTCCCCCAAAAGATGATTATGTTCAGAGAATGTTAGTAGGGGAGAAGGATGTGGTTCTTAgggtatttttttgtcttttaatccCTACAACTCTCAAGTCAGCCCCAAACCCATCAAGATTGTTACAGATCTATAAAGAATGGCTTgatgtttgattcattttttgacagaaatccacctgtgaGCTATTAATAGGTAAGCCGCAGGTTTCACAAACCAGGGACGGGGCCTAACTGCTTGGCCACAGGCTCTTAAACTTTTCCacctgggacccccaaaataaaggttacaaagactggtgacccccactgtacctggaggttGTTGAAGCATGCTTGAACACAGCTGTACACATTCAACAAACATCATGAgcagacttacattttaaggatttaagCATAACTGTGATTTCAGTATAAATCTCACCCAAAGTATCATGTTTCTAGTtcacattaaagaccctgtaatgtgataataaatctgtatgtggggtttttttttgtatgacaggccactgtgttatgagcACCCAGGTGAATAATGGTGAATTTTCAGCCATGAataacatctctaagtttataaaattaggctttaaaatcatgaaaaattaggcagCAAAACCTGCTCTAGGATGTGTGGGTGCACAGGGTGGTGTCAGctgaatgagctgaaggctACAGCTGAAGGtacgcccactcacaagaaagaCGATCCTCTTAAATAGAATGGAGCAGGAATGAGTCCTGAAACACGgaagtaagttagcattttagcacttttgGTTCCCTcatctgaaagtctatgggattGTTGAATGAGTTttcggttaaatgcctgaaataaggtctgtggtgaacacaagctcaagagagtttaacattttaaactgcaaaataaaatacatctgaaaagtgc comes from Cheilinus undulatus linkage group 16, ASM1832078v1, whole genome shotgun sequence and encodes:
- the LOC121524210 gene encoding BET1 homolog, with protein sequence MVLNMGVASIDIIYVDAALASGPYVTAAAMLPEAFLGKMPHSCAAWGCTNRGTEETRSRGEGASRNYVASGYNVYEEENEHLQEGLRAKVSALKSVVVQIRTEIRHQNKMLNEMDSDLDSTGGLLGSTIGRVKRLSRGSQTKLLCYMLLFCFFVFFVLYWFIKLR